One Deltaproteobacteria bacterium genomic region harbors:
- a CDS encoding PaaI family thioesterase: MKAGLDANAVAIVERVIVDSPYGRLLGLVLESCEPDRVVVRLPYRKELTTLGDTVHGGAIAGLVDSAATAAFWAKSALAPGSRGTTIGFSLSLLSAGRGVDLVADARVRRRGREICNGEVSVRDAKGADVALAIVTYKLSS, from the coding sequence ATGAAGGCCGGACTGGACGCGAACGCGGTCGCGATCGTCGAGAGGGTGATCGTGGACTCTCCCTACGGCCGGCTGCTCGGTCTGGTGCTCGAGTCCTGTGAGCCGGACCGCGTGGTGGTTCGACTGCCCTACCGCAAGGAGCTCACCACGCTCGGCGATACCGTGCACGGCGGCGCGATCGCGGGGCTCGTCGACTCCGCCGCGACGGCGGCGTTCTGGGCGAAGTCGGCGCTCGCGCCGGGCTCGCGCGGCACGACGATCGGCTTCTCGCTCTCGTTGCTCTCGGCCGGCCGCGGCGTCGACTTGGTCGCGGACGCGCGAGTGCGCCGGCGCGGCCGCGAGATCTGCAATGGCGAGGTCAGCGTACGCGACGCGAAGGGCGCGGACGTGGCGCTCGCGATCGTGACCTACAAGCTCTCGAGCTAG
- a CDS encoding amidohydrolase family protein, producing the protein MRRGGLLNAHLHLCRSGTLDETEFLLAEAPSDGISHLSLAKKHGIIPLIHASSGYERENVRKRLEYYLDRMERAGTTRADNLVDVTTDRVGLSALEEFLRVKEERRGRLDLRVGAYTPLGFTDAEPERWTLIERAGEMADLVGALPERDDRAMYPDHIGYEEACRRTLLLAHRLGKQIHVHVDQKNDPDENGTETILSIIDELGLSYPAGEPTVWLLHVISPSRYEESRFDEMARRLAAKNIGVICCPSAALSMRQLRPLRTPTGNSIARVLELLAAGVQVRIGSDNICDITSPAGTPDLLDEFFVLSNAIRFYDVGILSKLAAGHALDDADRGKIRRHLELDAVEVARALADR; encoded by the coding sequence ATGCGGCGCGGCGGGCTGCTGAACGCGCACCTGCACCTGTGCCGCTCCGGAACGCTCGACGAGACCGAGTTTCTGCTCGCCGAGGCCCCGAGCGACGGGATCTCGCACCTGTCGCTCGCGAAGAAGCACGGGATCATCCCGCTGATCCACGCCAGCTCCGGGTACGAGCGCGAGAACGTGCGCAAGCGGCTCGAGTACTACCTGGACCGGATGGAGCGCGCGGGCACGACCCGCGCCGACAACCTGGTCGACGTGACGACGGACCGCGTCGGGCTCTCCGCGCTCGAGGAGTTCCTGCGCGTCAAGGAGGAGCGGCGCGGGCGGCTGGATCTGCGCGTCGGGGCGTATACACCGCTCGGGTTCACCGACGCCGAGCCGGAGCGCTGGACGCTGATCGAGCGCGCAGGCGAGATGGCCGATCTGGTCGGCGCGCTTCCCGAGCGCGACGACCGAGCAATGTACCCCGACCACATCGGCTACGAGGAGGCCTGCCGACGCACGCTCCTGCTCGCGCACCGGCTCGGCAAGCAGATCCACGTGCACGTGGACCAGAAGAACGATCCCGACGAGAACGGCACCGAGACGATTCTGTCGATCATCGACGAGCTGGGCCTCTCGTATCCGGCGGGCGAGCCGACGGTCTGGCTGCTGCACGTGATCTCGCCGTCGCGCTACGAGGAGAGCCGCTTCGACGAGATGGCCCGCCGGCTGGCCGCGAAGAACATCGGCGTGATCTGCTGCCCGTCGGCCGCGCTCAGCATGCGGCAGCTGCGTCCGCTGCGCACTCCGACGGGCAACTCGATCGCGCGCGTGCTCGAGCTGCTCGCGGCCGGCGTGCAGGTCCGCATCGGCTCCGACAACATCTGCGACATCACCTCGCCGGCGGGAACCCCGGACCTGCTCGACGAGTTCTTCGTGCTCTCCAACGCGATCCGCTTCTACGACGTGGGAATCCTGTCGAAGCTCGCCGCAGGCCACGCGCTCGACGATGCGGATCGCGGGAAGATCCGGCGCCACCTCGAGCTCGACGCGGTCGAGGTCGCGCGAGCGCTCGCGGACCGCTGA
- a CDS encoding cupin domain-containing protein, whose translation MSDRGTPERPSCVVAVAELAAEKRPRFTIADGVGSMVRRLGDATGLTRMGVNLREVQPGFFGTHRHWHVVEEEWVYVLSGTGEVRIGPIRAPVRAGSFVGFPPGPRPHHFLARGDAPLLLLEGGERRADDHGYYPDAKRRFGGGKVVDTDEVLPPEQGDAGQCLHIDDLEPRVFQHDVDPLARRKMRRLETPTGLVRQAVVWSRVEAGDRSTALHSHERTDEWVFILEGHARARVGDSSFEVGPGDFVAHPAGGPAHRMEPSEPLVYLMGGQRDADDVIVYPEAGVRRVRGKLVPVGQSLRANRKGE comes from the coding sequence GTGAGCGACCGCGGTACGCCCGAGCGCCCGAGCTGCGTCGTCGCGGTCGCGGAGCTGGCGGCCGAGAAGCGGCCGCGCTTCACGATCGCGGACGGCGTCGGGTCCATGGTGCGCAGGCTCGGCGACGCGACCGGTCTGACACGCATGGGTGTCAACCTGCGCGAGGTCCAGCCGGGCTTCTTCGGCACCCACCGCCACTGGCACGTGGTCGAGGAGGAGTGGGTCTACGTGCTCTCGGGAACGGGAGAGGTGCGGATCGGCCCGATTCGCGCGCCGGTCCGCGCCGGGAGCTTCGTCGGCTTTCCACCGGGGCCTCGCCCGCACCACTTCCTCGCGCGGGGCGATGCGCCGCTGCTCCTGCTCGAGGGCGGCGAGCGCCGCGCGGACGACCACGGCTACTACCCGGACGCGAAGCGGCGCTTCGGCGGCGGAAAGGTGGTGGACACCGACGAAGTGCTGCCCCCCGAGCAGGGCGACGCCGGGCAGTGTCTGCACATCGACGACCTCGAGCCGCGGGTCTTTCAGCACGACGTCGATCCGCTCGCGCGGCGGAAGATGCGCCGGCTAGAGACCCCGACCGGACTCGTGCGGCAGGCCGTGGTCTGGTCCCGCGTCGAAGCGGGGGACCGCTCGACGGCGCTGCACAGCCACGAGCGGACCGACGAGTGGGTCTTCATCCTGGAAGGCCACGCGCGCGCCCGCGTAGGCGATTCGAGCTTCGAGGTCGGTCCCGGCGACTTCGTCGCGCACCCTGCGGGCGGCCCCGCGCACCGGATGGAGCCGAGCGAGCCGCTGGTCTACCTGATGGGCGGCCAGCGCGACGCCGACGACGTGATCGTGTACCCGGAGGCCGGAGTCCGCCGCGTCCGCGGCAAGCTGGTCCCGGTGGGGCAGAGTTTGCGCGCGAATCGCAAGGGAGAGTGA